The following coding sequences are from one Humulus lupulus chromosome X, drHumLupu1.1, whole genome shotgun sequence window:
- the LOC133805599 gene encoding uncharacterized protein LOC133805599, which translates to MLKQLHINIPLVEALEKMPNYVKFMKDILTRKRRLGEFETVALTKECSSFLQNKLPPKMKDLGSFTIPCTIGNSYCGMALCDLGASINLMHMSVYRQLGIGEVRPTIVTLQLEGRSLAYPDRKIEDVLVKVDKFIFPVDFIVLDFEADREVPIILGRPFLATGRTLIDVQKGELTMRVQNEQVTFNVFKAMRFPHEVEECSVVSVVDSLASKELENNFDDPLERLLMFDSHAEDEDEYLA; encoded by the coding sequence ATGTTGAAGCAGTTGCATATCAACATCCCACTGGtagaggcacttgagaaaatgcCTAACTATGTAAAATTCATGAAAGATATTCTTACAAGGAAGAGAAGGTTAGGAGAATTTGAGACAGTGGCTCTTACCAAGGAATGTAGCTCATTCTTGCAAAACAAGCTGCCACcgaagatgaaagatcttgggagTTTCACCATTCCATGTACCATTGGTAATTCTTATTGTGGCATGGCATTATGTGACTTGGGTGCTAGTATAAATTTGATGCATATGTCTGTGTATAGACAATTGGGGATTGGTGAAGTCCGACCTACCATAGTGACTCTACAACTTGAAGGTAGATCTCTTGCTTATCCAGATAGGAAGATTGAGGATGTCTTGGTAAAAGTTGATAAGTTCATTTTCCCAGTTGATTTCAttgtgttggattttgaggcaGACAGAGAGGTACCAATCATTCTAGGGAGGCCTTTTCTAGCTACTGGTAGAACTTTGATTGATGTGCAGAAGGGTGAACTTACTATGAGGGTTCAAAATGAGCAGGTGACTTTCAATGTTTTCAAGGCTATGAGATTTCCACATGAGGTCGAAGAGTGTTCTGTGGTTTCAGTGGTAGATTCTTTGGCTTCAAAGGAATTAGAAAACAATTTTGATGATCCTCTAGAGAGACTCTTGATGTTTGATTCACATGCAGAGGATGAGGATGAATACTTGGCTTAG
- the LOC133805600 gene encoding uncharacterized protein LOC133805600, giving the protein MFQMLQTVGQFSGMPTEDPHLQLRLFIEVSDSFKLPGVTEDALRLKLFPYSLRDRARAWLNSLPSDSVSTWQELAEQLLMKYFPPTKNAKLRNEITSFQQLDEESLYEAWERFKEFLCKFPHHGIPHSIQMETFYNGLNAHTRMVVDASANGALLAKSYNEWPTSRLSTGRKVAGIHDVDAITSLAAQVSSISNMLKTMNMGMNQSMGQPMGTQMGQMESISCVYCGKGHTFDNCPSNPAVVCYMGNQNRNGPYSNSYNPSWRQHPNFSWNNQGAGPSNPSMPPRPNFPPGYPPQAPQQRPQQQTMQSSSLESMLKECIVNNESMIQSQAASLRNLENQVGQLANELRNRPHGTLPSDTENPRSMGKEHCKAVTLRSGKELENDKTESGHEGEPSSIQINEEFQKDAELPSAQKSASAQDTAGIPRHCQPASSISKKPPPFPQRF; this is encoded by the exons ATGTTCCAAATGCTTCAAACTGTGGGCCAATTTAGTGGGATGCCAAccgaggatcctcaccttcagctTCGCTTGTTCATCGAAGTAAGTGACTCTTTCAAGCTGCCCGGGGTGACAGAGGATGCATTAAGACTAAAGTTGTTCCCATATTCCTTGAGAGACAGAGCCAGAGCTTGGTTGAACTCTTTGCCATCTGATTCTGTGAGTACTTGGCAAGAGTTGGCTGAACAGCTTTTGATGAAGTATTTTCCTCCCACTAAAAATGCCAAGCTCCGCAATGAGATTACTTCATTTCAACAACTTGATGAAGAATCCTTATATGAGGCATGGGAGCGGTTTAAGGAGTTTCTGTGCAAATTCCCTCACCATGGCATTCCTCATTCCATCCAGATGGAGACCTTCTATAACGGTCTCAATGCTCATACTAGGATGGTGGTTGATGCTTCAGCGAACGGGGCTCTTCTTGCTAAGTcctataatgag tggcCCACTTCTAGATTGTCTACAGGTAGAAAGGTGGCTGGTATTCATGATGTAGATGCCATCACTTCTTTGGCGGCCCAAGTGTCTTCTATTTCTAATATGCTCAAGACAATGAATATGGGGATGAATCAATCAATGGGACAGCCTATGGGGACACAAATGGGGCAAATGGAGAGCATTTCTTGTGTGTATTGTGGTAAGGGTCATACTTTTGATAACTGTCCTTCTAATCCGGCAGTTGTATGTTATATGGGGAACCAAAATAGGAATGGTCCTTATTCTAATTCCTACAACCCATCATGGAGGCAACACCCCAATTTTTCATGGAATAATCAAGGAGCTGGCCCTAGTAATCCTTCAATGCCTCCAAGACCAAATTTTCCACCGGGTTACCCCCCTCAAGCACCACAACAAAGACCACAACAACAGACAATGCAATCTAGCTCTCTTGAGAGCATGTTGAAGGAATGTATAGTGAATAATGAATCCATGATTCAGAGCCAAGCGGCTTCATTGAGGAACTTAGAAAACCAAGTTGGGCAACTAGCTAATGAGCTTAGAAATAGACCCCACGGTACACTGCCAAGTGATACCGAGAATCCAAGGAGTATGGGGAAGGAACATTGTAAAGCTGTCACTTTGAGAAGTGGAAAGGAGTTGGAGAACGACAAGACCGAGTCTGGGCATGAGggtgagccctcttcaatccaaataaatgaggaGTTCCAAAAAGATGCTGAACTTCCTAGTGCACAAAAATCTGCCTCTGCCCAGGATACTGCAGGGATACCGCGGCATTGTCAACCAGCAAGCTCAATTTCAAAGAAGCCACCTCCATTTCCTCAACGTTTTTAG